One genomic region from Streptomyces sp. Li-HN-5-11 encodes:
- the ruvX gene encoding Holliday junction resolvase RuvX: MRKGRRLAIDVGDARIGVASCDPDGILATPVETVPGRDIPAAHRRLRLLVEEYEPIEVVVGLPRSLKGGEGPAAVKVRAFAQELAKGIKPVPVRLVDERMTTVTASQGLRDSGVKAKKGRSVIDQAAAVIILQQALESERVSGKAPGEGVEVVI, from the coding sequence ATGAGGAAGGGCCGTCGGCTCGCGATCGACGTCGGGGACGCCCGCATCGGGGTCGCGTCCTGTGACCCCGACGGGATCCTCGCCACCCCGGTGGAGACGGTCCCCGGCCGGGACATCCCGGCGGCTCACCGCCGGCTTCGCCTGCTGGTCGAGGAGTACGAGCCGATCGAGGTCGTCGTCGGACTCCCTCGCTCCCTCAAGGGGGGCGAGGGCCCGGCCGCGGTAAAGGTTCGTGCCTTTGCCCAGGAACTGGCGAAGGGCATCAAGCCCGTACCGGTCCGCCTGGTCGACGAGCGGATGACCACGGTGACGGCCAGTCAAGGTCTGCGGGACTCGGGCGTGAAGGCCAAGAAGGGCCGCTCGGTCATCGACCAGGCAGCCGCGGTCATCATTCTGCAGCAGGCCCTGGAATCCGAACGGGTGTCAGGTAAAGCACCCGGAGAGGGCGTCGAAGTGGTCATCTGA
- a CDS encoding replication-associated recombination protein A produces MEPDLFTAAAEERQEKDPAASPLAVRMRPRTLDEVVGQQHLLKPGSPLRRLVGEGAGGPAGPSSVILWGPPGTGKTTLAYVVSKATNKRFVELSAITAGVKEVRAVIDGARRASGGYGQETVLFLDEIHRFSKAQQDSLLPAVENRWVTLIAATTENPYFSVISPLLSRSLLLTLEPLTDDDIRGLLRRALTDARGLKDTVALPEDTESHLLRIAGGDARRALTALEAAAGAALDKGETEIGLTTLEETVDRAAVKYDRDGDQHYDVASALIKSIRGSDVDAALHYLARMIEAGEDPRFIARRLMISASEDIGLADPTALPTAVAAAQAVAMIGFPEAALTLSHATIALALAPKSNSATTAIGAALDDVRKGLAGPVPPHLRDGHYKGAAKLGHAQGYVYPHDLPEGIAAQQYAPDALKDREYYTPGRHGAEARYADAVEWTRKHLGRRRS; encoded by the coding sequence GTGGAGCCCGACCTGTTCACCGCCGCAGCAGAAGAACGCCAGGAGAAGGACCCGGCCGCAAGCCCCCTGGCGGTGCGGATGCGCCCGCGCACCCTCGACGAGGTGGTGGGGCAGCAGCACCTGCTCAAGCCCGGCTCGCCGCTGCGGCGGCTGGTCGGCGAGGGCGCGGGCGGACCGGCGGGACCGTCGTCGGTGATCCTGTGGGGCCCGCCCGGCACCGGCAAGACCACCCTGGCCTACGTCGTCTCCAAGGCCACCAACAAGCGCTTCGTGGAGCTGTCGGCGATCACCGCGGGTGTCAAGGAGGTCCGCGCGGTCATCGACGGCGCCCGCCGCGCCTCCGGCGGGTACGGCCAGGAGACCGTCCTCTTCCTCGACGAGATCCACCGCTTCAGCAAGGCGCAGCAGGACTCCCTGCTCCCGGCGGTCGAGAACCGCTGGGTGACCCTCATCGCGGCCACCACGGAGAACCCGTACTTCTCGGTGATCTCCCCGCTGCTGTCCCGCTCCCTGCTGCTCACCCTCGAACCCCTCACCGACGACGACATCCGCGGCCTGCTGCGGCGCGCGCTCACCGACGCGCGGGGCCTGAAGGACACCGTCGCCCTCCCCGAGGACACCGAGAGCCACCTCCTGCGCATCGCCGGCGGCGACGCCCGCCGCGCCCTGACCGCCCTGGAGGCCGCGGCCGGGGCCGCGCTCGACAAGGGCGAGACGGAGATCGGCCTGACGACGCTCGAGGAGACCGTCGACCGGGCCGCCGTGAAGTACGACCGCGACGGCGACCAGCACTACGACGTCGCCAGCGCCCTGATCAAGTCCATCCGAGGCTCCGACGTGGACGCCGCGCTGCACTACCTGGCCCGGATGATCGAGGCCGGCGAGGATCCCCGCTTCATCGCCCGCCGCCTGATGATCTCCGCCAGCGAGGACATCGGCCTCGCCGACCCCACCGCGCTGCCCACGGCCGTCGCCGCCGCCCAGGCCGTCGCCATGATCGGTTTCCCGGAGGCCGCGCTCACCCTCAGCCACGCCACCATCGCCCTCGCCCTGGCCCCCAAGTCCAACTCCGCGACCACGGCGATCGGTGCCGCCCTGGACGACGTACGCAAGGGACTGGCCGGACCGGTTCCCCCGCACCTGCGGGACGGGCACTACAAGGGCGCCGCCAAGCTCGGCCACGCGCAGGGGTACGTCTACCCGCACGACCTGCCCGAGGGCATCGCCGCCCAGCAGTACGCCCCGGACGCCCTCAAGGACCGCGAGTACTACACGCCGGGCAGGCACGGCGCGGAGGCCCGGTACGCGGACGCGGTGGAGTGGACCCGCAAGCACCTGGGTCGAAGGCGGTCCTGA
- the rpsD gene encoding 30S ribosomal protein S4, which yields MANQSRPKVKKSRALGIALTPKAVKYFEARPYPPGEHGRGRKQNSDYKVRLLEKQRLRAQYDVSERQLVRAYERASKVQGKTGEALIVELERRLDALVLRSGIARTIYQARQMVVHGHIQVNGQKVDKPSYRVRPDDVVQVRDRSKDKTLFQIAREGGFAPEGETPRYLQVNLKALAFRLDREPNRKEVPVICDEQLVVEYYAR from the coding sequence GTGGCGAACCAGTCCCGCCCCAAGGTCAAGAAGTCGCGTGCCCTCGGTATCGCGCTGACCCCGAAGGCCGTCAAGTACTTCGAGGCCCGTCCCTACCCGCCGGGTGAGCACGGCCGCGGCCGCAAGCAGAACTCGGACTACAAGGTCCGTCTGCTCGAGAAGCAGCGTCTGCGCGCGCAGTACGACGTGTCCGAGCGCCAGCTCGTCCGCGCCTACGAGCGTGCCTCCAAGGTTCAGGGCAAGACCGGTGAGGCCCTGATCGTCGAGCTCGAGCGCCGTCTCGACGCGCTGGTCCTGCGTTCGGGCATCGCCCGCACGATCTACCAGGCTCGCCAGATGGTCGTCCACGGCCACATCCAGGTCAACGGCCAGAAGGTCGACAAGCCGTCCTACCGCGTGCGTCCGGACGACGTCGTCCAGGTCCGCGACCGCAGCAAGGACAAGACGCTCTTCCAGATCGCCCGTGAGGGCGGCTTCGCCCCCGAGGGCGAGACCCCGCGCTACCTGCAGGTGAACCTCAAGGCCCTGGCGTTCCGCCTGGACCGCGAGCCGAACCGCAAGGAAGTCCCGGTGATCTGCGACGAGCAGCTCGTCGTCGAGTACTACGCCCGCTGA
- the alaS gene encoding alanine--tRNA ligase — protein MESAEIRRRWLSFFEERGHTVVPSASLIADDPTLLLVPAGMVPFKPYFLGEVKPPFDRATSVQKCVRTPDIEEVGKTTRHGTFFQMCGNFSFGDYFKEGAIKYAWELLTTPQDKGGYGLEPDRLWITVYKDDDEAERIWHEVVGVPKERIQRLGMKDNYWSMGVPGPCGPCSEINYDRGPEFGVEGGPAVNDERYVEIWNLVFMQYERGEGIGKDNFEILGELPSKNIDTGLGLERLAMILQGVQNMYEIDTSMAVIKKATELTGVAYGDAHDSDVSLRVVTDHMRTSVMLIGDGVTPGNEGRGYVLRRIMRRAIRNMRLLGATGPVVKDLIDTVIHMMGQQYPELITDRERIEKVALAEENAFLKTLKAGTNILDTAVTETKQSGGTVLPGDKAFLLHDTWGFPIDLTLEMAAEQGLSVDEEGFRRLMKEQRERAKADAQAKKTGHAGAGAYREIADKAGETDFIGYSDTEGESTVVGILVDGASSPAATEGDEVEIVLDRTPFYAEGGGQIGDTGRIKVDSGAVIEIRDCQKPVPGVYVHKGVVQVGEVTVGAKAHASIDVRRRKAIARAHSATHLTHQALRDALGPTAAQAGSENQPGRFRFDFGSPSAVPTAVMTDVEQKINEVLARDLDVRADIMGIDEAKKQGAIAEFGEKYGERVRVVTIGDFSKELCGGTHVHNTAQLGLVKLLGESSIGSGVRRIEALVGVDAYNFLAREHTVVAQLQELIKGRPEDLPEKVSAMLGKLKDAEKEIEKFRAEKVLQAAAGLAESARDVRGVAVVTGRVPDGTTADDLRKLVLDVRGRIQGGRAAVVALFTVTGGKPLTVIATNEAARERGLKAGDLVRTAAKTLGGGGGGKPDVAQGGGQNPAAVGEAVDAVERLVAETAK, from the coding sequence ATGGAGTCGGCTGAGATCCGCCGCCGCTGGCTGAGCTTCTTCGAGGAGCGCGGGCACACCGTCGTCCCTTCGGCGTCGCTCATCGCGGACGACCCGACTCTGCTCCTCGTCCCGGCCGGCATGGTGCCCTTCAAGCCCTACTTCCTGGGTGAGGTCAAGCCGCCCTTCGACCGTGCCACCAGCGTGCAGAAGTGCGTGCGCACGCCCGACATCGAAGAGGTCGGCAAGACCACGCGGCACGGCACGTTCTTCCAGATGTGCGGCAACTTCTCCTTCGGCGACTACTTCAAGGAAGGCGCCATCAAGTACGCCTGGGAGCTGCTCACCACGCCCCAGGACAAGGGCGGTTACGGCCTGGAGCCCGACCGCCTGTGGATCACCGTCTACAAGGACGACGACGAGGCCGAGCGCATCTGGCACGAGGTCGTCGGGGTGCCGAAGGAGCGCATCCAGCGCCTCGGCATGAAGGACAACTACTGGTCCATGGGCGTCCCCGGACCCTGCGGCCCCTGCTCCGAGATCAACTACGACCGCGGCCCCGAGTTCGGCGTCGAGGGCGGCCCCGCCGTCAACGACGAGCGGTACGTGGAGATCTGGAACCTCGTCTTCATGCAGTACGAGCGAGGCGAGGGCATCGGCAAGGACAACTTCGAGATCCTCGGCGAACTGCCGAGCAAGAACATCGACACGGGCCTCGGCCTGGAGCGGCTCGCCATGATTCTGCAGGGCGTGCAGAACATGTACGAGATCGACACCTCCATGGCCGTCATCAAGAAGGCCACCGAGCTGACCGGCGTGGCCTACGGCGACGCCCACGACTCGGACGTCTCCCTGCGCGTGGTCACCGACCACATGCGCACCTCGGTGATGCTCATCGGCGACGGCGTCACCCCCGGCAACGAGGGCCGCGGCTACGTGCTGCGCCGCATCATGCGCCGCGCCATCCGCAACATGCGCCTGCTCGGCGCCACCGGTCCGGTCGTCAAGGACCTGATCGACACGGTGATCCACATGATGGGGCAGCAGTACCCCGAGCTGATCACCGACCGCGAGCGCATCGAGAAGGTGGCCCTCGCCGAGGAGAACGCCTTCCTCAAGACGCTGAAGGCCGGCACCAACATCCTGGACACCGCCGTCACCGAGACCAAGCAGTCCGGTGGCACCGTCCTGCCCGGCGACAAGGCGTTCCTGCTCCACGACACCTGGGGCTTCCCGATCGACCTCACCCTGGAGATGGCCGCCGAGCAGGGCCTCTCCGTGGACGAGGAGGGCTTCCGCCGCCTGATGAAGGAGCAGCGGGAGCGGGCCAAGGCCGACGCCCAGGCCAAGAAGACCGGCCACGCCGGCGCCGGTGCCTACCGGGAGATCGCCGACAAGGCCGGTGAGACCGACTTCATCGGCTACAGCGACACCGAGGGCGAGTCCACCGTCGTCGGCATCCTCGTCGACGGCGCCTCCTCCCCGGCCGCCACCGAGGGCGACGAGGTCGAGATCGTCCTCGACCGCACCCCGTTCTACGCCGAGGGCGGCGGCCAGATCGGCGACACAGGGCGCATCAAGGTGGACTCCGGTGCCGTCATCGAGATCCGCGACTGCCAGAAGCCGGTGCCGGGCGTGTACGTCCACAAGGGCGTCGTCCAGGTCGGCGAGGTCACCGTCGGCGCCAAGGCCCACGCCTCGATCGACGTCCGCCGCCGCAAGGCCATCGCCCGCGCCCACTCGGCCACGCACCTGACCCACCAGGCCCTGCGCGACGCCCTCGGCCCGACGGCCGCCCAGGCCGGTTCCGAGAACCAGCCCGGCCGCTTCCGCTTCGACTTCGGCTCGCCGTCCGCCGTGCCCACGGCCGTGATGACCGACGTCGAGCAGAAGATCAACGAGGTGCTCGCCCGCGACCTCGACGTCCGCGCCGACATCATGGGCATCGACGAGGCCAAGAAGCAGGGCGCCATCGCCGAGTTCGGCGAGAAGTACGGCGAGCGGGTCCGTGTGGTGACCATCGGCGACTTCTCCAAGGAGCTGTGCGGCGGCACGCACGTGCACAACACCGCCCAGCTCGGCCTGGTCAAGCTGCTCGGCGAGTCCTCCATCGGCTCGGGTGTACGCCGTATCGAGGCCCTGGTCGGTGTGGACGCCTACAATTTCCTCGCCCGTGAGCACACGGTCGTCGCCCAGCTCCAGGAGCTGATCAAGGGCCGCCCGGAGGACCTCCCGGAGAAGGTCTCCGCCATGCTCGGCAAGCTGAAGGACGCCGAGAAGGAGATCGAGAAGTTCCGCGCCGAGAAGGTGCTGCAGGCCGCCGCCGGTCTCGCCGAGTCCGCCAGGGACGTCCGCGGGGTGGCCGTCGTGACCGGTCGGGTCCCGGACGGCACGACCGCCGACGACCTGCGCAAGCTCGTCCTCGACGTGCGCGGCCGCATCCAGGGCGGACGCGCCGCGGTCGTGGCCCTCTTCACGGTCACGGGCGGCAAGCCGCTGACGGTCATCGCCACCAACGAGGCCGCTCGTGAGCGCGGCCTCAAGGCCGGTGACCTGGTCCGCACCGCCGCCAAGACCCTCGGCGGCGGCGGTGGTGGCAAGCCGGACGTCGCCCAGGGCGGCGGCCAGAACCCGGCGGCCGTCGGCGAGGCCGTGGACGCCGTCGAGCGGCTCGTGGCGGAAACGGCCAAGTGA
- a CDS encoding DUF948 domain-containing protein, whose amino-acid sequence MSGGEVAGILVAVFWAILVSFLAVALARLAQTLKATTKLVADVTDQAVPLLADASQAVRSAQTQIDRVDAIASDVQEVTSNASALSTTVASTFGGPLVKVAAFGYGVRRALGGRGEGVPAKASRRTVIVGRTVPAARRGKRNNREK is encoded by the coding sequence GTGTCCGGTGGAGAGGTGGCCGGGATCCTCGTGGCCGTCTTCTGGGCGATCCTGGTCTCCTTCCTCGCCGTCGCGCTGGCGAGGCTGGCCCAGACGCTCAAGGCGACCACCAAGCTCGTGGCGGACGTGACCGACCAGGCCGTTCCGCTGCTGGCCGACGCATCCCAGGCGGTGCGCTCCGCGCAGACCCAGATCGACCGCGTCGACGCGATCGCCTCCGACGTCCAGGAGGTCACCTCCAACGCGTCCGCGCTGTCGACCACCGTCGCCTCCACCTTCGGCGGGCCGCTGGTCAAGGTCGCCGCCTTCGGCTACGGCGTGCGCCGGGCCCTCGGCGGCCGCGGGGAGGGCGTGCCCGCCAAGGCGTCGAGGCGTACCGTGATCGTGGGCCGCACCGTCCCGGCCGCGCGGCGGGGAAAGCGGAACAACCGGGAGAAGTAA